Genomic DNA from Thalassoroseus pseudoceratinae:
ACATTCTGCCTTGGGTCTATCCAGAACACGTCACCTGGCGGGACAAGCACGAATCTCGTCCCGGTGTTGCAATTGCTTGGGCCGAGACATACGGACCGCTCGATCAATCGTTTCCGTCCAAATCGCAGTCGATGCTTTTCGGTTCCAGCGATTCGCTAACGATGGCGGAAGGTTGGCCGGTCTGGATGCGACATCGCAAGAACGTGAAGTCGCATTTCGTGGATTCGACGGAGCCTCGAAAGGATCTCGAACGCATCATTCGTGACTTTGCGCCGCGTGCGTTTCGTCGTCCGGTCGATGAAGAACTCCTCAAACAGTTCGTCGACCTGACTCTGGCTCGTCTTGATGAGGGGCGAACTTTTGAGCAAGCCGCACGGGCCGGTGTGTCGGCCATTCTGTGTTCCCCTCACTTCCTGCTTCTGAATCGGGAAGACAAAGTCGACGACTATACAATCGCCTCACGGCTGTCGTACTTTCTATGGTCGTCGATGCCAGATGACGAACTCATGCAGCTGGCAAGTGAAGGGAGACTGAGCGACCGCAAAACGCTCCATGCCCAAGTTGAGCGGATGATCGATGACCCGAAGATCGAACGGTTCGTCAACAATTTCACCGAGCAATGGCTCGACCTACGTGAGATCGAGTTCACCACGCCCGACAAAATTCTATACCCCGAATACGATGAGTTATTGTTGCGGTCGATGTTGGCGGAGACGAAGGGGTTCTTCCGTCACATCTTGAAGAATGACCTTAGCGTCATGAATTTTGTCGACTCGGATTTCGCCATTCTCAACCAGCGGATGGCGACTCACTACGGTATTCCCGATGTGCGGGGGCACGAGGAATTTCGGGTGGTATCCTTGCCGGACGATTCAGTTCGTGGCGGAATCTTGACCCACGCAAGCGTGTTGAAAGTGACGGCAAACGGGACAACCACATCGCCGATTCTGCGGGGATCATGGGTGCTCGATCGGTTGCTGGGCCAACCGGCTCCACCACCTCCGCCCGGTGTGCCTGCCGTCGAACCGGATATCCGCGGCGCGGTGTCGATTCGAGATCAACTTCAAAAACATCGCGAGAATGAATCTTGTAATCGCTGCCACGTCCGGATTGATCCGCCCGGTTTTGCGTTGGAAGAGTTCGACGTGATCGGTGGCCATCGAGAGGCCTATCGGTCGCTGGAGGGCAAAGGCAGACGGGTCGGAAAGACTCGGTATTACGCCGGTTCGGCGGTTGAGTCCGACGGTGCCCTGCACGATGGTCGCACATTCCAAAATTTCGCCGAGTTCCGTGCCCATTTGAAGGACGATCCGGAAACGATCGCCCGTGCGATCGCGAAGAAACTGTTGGTTTACGGGGGTGGTCGCCCCGTCACGCGAGCCAACCAAGCCTCCGTCGATTCGGTGGCGGACGCTGCACGGAAGGATGATTTCGGACTTCGTTCCATGATTCATGCAGTTGTGGACAGTGAATTGTTTCACCAACCGTAACGCCGCAAACATTCCATTCGAATAAAGTGCCTCTCATGTCAAAACAACGTGTCGAACGCCGAACCTTCCTGCGAGCATCCGCAATTGCGATGGGGCTACCATTGCTCGAAAGCATGTCGCCTCGGAAGACGTCCGCTGCGAACGATCAAACGTCGGCTCGGCGAATGGTTGCAATTTGTGCCCCGCTTGGAATTCACACGCCATTGCTATTTCCGAAGAAGTCTGGTCGAGACTACGAAGTCACGCCGTACCTCGAACCACTGCAACAGGTTCGTGAGAAGTTCTCGGTGATCTCTGGGTTAATGCATCCGATGGTGGATGGTGGACACGCGGCGGAGAAAAGCTTCCTCACAGGGGCACCCCATCCTGGCCAGCCGAGCTTTCAGAATACGATTTCCTTGGACCAATACGCGGCGGAACGGATTGGGCATCGAACGCGGTTCCCGTTTTTGTCCCTCTCCGGCAGCAACGGGGGGCTGTCGTACACCCGCTCTGGCGTGTTGATTCCGTCGGAGAGCCGTCCGTCGAAGGTCTTTCAACAGCTGTTCATGGAAGGCAGCGAAACCGAGAAGGCGGCCCAGTTGCGGCGGATCAAAGACGGCCAAAGCATCCTCGACCTGGTCCGCTCGCAAACCCAATCGATTCAACGCAAGACCACTCGTAAGGATCAACAGACGCTCGATCAGTATTTCACGAGTGTGCGAGAACTCGAACAACGCATGGTGCGTGCGGAGGAGTGGGCCAAGCTTCCGAAGCCCGTTGTTGATGCAAAACCGCCAACTGACATCGACGACCGAGCCAATTTCACGGGGCGAATGCAGTTGCTGTTCGATCTGATGATTCTCGCCCTCCAGACCGACTCGACCCGTCTCATCACGTTGAAAGGTGCTGGCGGAAACGAAGTGATTGACCTCAAGGGAGTGGGTGATGGTTGGCACAACTTGAGCCATCACGGCAAGTCGCCGGAGAAAATTGAGCAGTTGGCAATCATCGAGAAAGAGGAAATGCGGTTGTTCGGTGAATTCCTCAAGCGGTTGGCGGAACTTCGCGAGGGGGACCAATCCGTTTTGGACCAAACGGCGATTCTGCTTGGCTCGAACTTGGGGAACGCTTCGAGCCACAACAATACGAATTTGCCAATCGTCGTCGCTGGCGGGCAGTTTCGACATGGTCAACACTTGGCGTTTGATCCGAAGGATGGCCCGCCGTTGGCTAACTTGCACGTCTCGTTCCTCCAGCACCTCGGACTGGAAGTCGATCAATTCTCAAGCGGCACGAGCACACTCACGGGGTTGTCAGTCTGACGGTGCAATCAAAGAATCGACGCCATAATAGGGGCATCGGATTTTCGTCGCTGTTGCTATTGGGGAAACTACCATCGGTAGCGACGTGGCTCGGAACATTCTTCGCGTTTAACCGCTAAAGTCGCGACTGGCTCGGTAGAGGTCTTTCCAATCGTCCCGTTCTTTGACGACGGTTTGCAGGTATTCCTGCCAAACGATTTGGTCTTGAACGGGGTCTTTGACAACAGCGCCGATCAGACTGGACATCAGATCGTCTGCTTTCAATTCCCCGTCGCCGTAGAACGCACTCATGGCCATTCCATTGGACACGACGGAAATCGCTTCGGCGGTGGAAAGCGTTCCGGACGGCGATTTGAGTTTGGTCTTGCCATCTTCGGTCATGCCACTGCGAAGTTCCCGAAAGATTGTGACGACGCGTTGAATTTCCTGCAGTGCAGGAATCTCGGCGGGGAGTTCTAAAGCCCGTCCGAGTTGGCTGGCTCGCTGACTGACGATGGATATCTCGTCGTCCAACCGATCCGGCACCGGCAGCACGACCGTGTTGAATCGCCGCATCAGAGCACTGGAAAGCTCGTTGACACCTTTGTCACGGTTGTTGGCGGTCGCAATCACATTGAATCCCTTGACCGCTTGCACTTCGGTGTTGAGTTCCGGTACGGGCAGCGATTTTTCGGAGAGAATCGTGATCAGTGTGTCTTGCGTTTCACTGGGAATCCGCGTGAGTTCTTCGACTCGTGCGATAGAACCAGACTCCATTGCGACCATCATCGGGCTTTCGACCAATGCATCGCGTGCGGGGCCTTCGGCGAGCAATCGGGCATAGTTCCAACCGTACCGCAGGGCCGATTCGTCGGTCCCGGCTGTACCTTGAATGAGGAGCGTCGATTGACCGGAAATTGCGGCCGCGAGATGTTCGCTCACCCAACTTTTCGCCGTTCCTGGGACGCCGTAGAGCAATAACGCGCGATCGGTCGCGAGGGTGGCGATGGCGATTTCCATCAGTCGCGGTCGACCCACGTATTTAGGCGTCACCTCGAAACCGTTCTCGAGCGTTCCCCCCAGTAAGTACAACTTCACCGCCCAGGGGGAAAGCTTCCAACCGGGGGGACGCTGCCGCTCGTCAATCTCGGCCAAGGCCTCCAATTCCGCTGCAAACTGCTGTTCGGCGTGCAACCGCAGATGGCTCCCGTTTTCCTGGTTGCTGTCTGCTTTTCGTTTCGAGGCAGCTTTCTTCTTGGCCATCACAGGACCTTCCGAATGAGACGCAGCGGAGATCAGACGCAGTTCTGAGACGACAGCCAGATATACCAGAACGCGGTTGCTACAACCACTCTGGGCACAATGGTTTCATCGGGGACCGATTCTGTTGGATCACGTGCTACTGGAATTTCGCATGCTTCCAAAACGCGATGCGTGATTCCTGTTCGCCTTCGGACATTTGCGTCAGCGTTAGCCAAACACCGTCGTCGAGTTGAGTGACGTCAACGGTACGGGACAACCAACCGTCGGGAGCGGTTTCGTCGTTGACCGGTACCCGGAGCAACTCTTTGCCATCAGCCGCAACAACGAGTGTCCAAGCCTCGCCCGAGCGGTGCCCCACGCGAATGTCGAATTGCTTCGCGTTCGATGGTGCGGATCGTGCGAAGCAAATAGGCGTTTTGACCATTTGCGTGACAAGCACATCCGTTTCACCGCGAACCTCAGACTGGAACAATGGTTCCTCGTCACGACCCTTCGGACTCTGCTCGTTGAGCAGGGTCCATCCGGGCAAGACTTGGGCAGTTGCCTGTTGCGTTTGAGGGACCACGTTCCCCAGCCATTGTGTCAACTCAGACGGGAACAACGGACCGGGGACCGTGCCAGATTCGGGTTGAAGTTGCACCACTCGTCGCGAAGTTTCCTCATGTCCGTTGCCGACCAGTGCCAATAACTGGTCGCCGTCTGTCACAATCGGACCGACTCGATCGGCTTGACCGGCGAGTGCGGTCAGTGACGCGTGAGCGGTTTCCGTCCCGGTTGCCAAGTCGAGCCACACGAGACAGGGCATTCCCTGATCAATCGGAAGTAACTTTGCGAACATCAAGCGGGATTGGTCGCACAACACTCCGTAGAGGATGTTTTGAGCATCGTGCTTCCAAAGTGGTCGGCCGTCGTCGTTGCTGAAGGCTTCAAACCCGTATTCTGTCTGCACAATTACGGATTGATCCGTCGAACCGATGAGTCTCACAATTCCGGGCAGCGGACGGCTCCATAATTTTCGGCCATTGACCGCCTGAATCGCGACCAATTCGCGAGCTCCGGGTGGAACCGTGATTAGGGCGTTTCCGGACAGCAGCGGTGGTTGGACGTATTTGCGGTCTCGGTCTTTTTCCGCAGAACGCGGCAGCCACGATTGTTGGAAGAGCCAGTGAGGATT
This window encodes:
- a CDS encoding DUF1592 domain-containing protein; the encoded protein is MTYSLRITTVILVGFWGRFASADVADSFFDSHCVACHGPELQEADLRLDNLAHPTTKTAATWALIADRIETGDMPPKDETRPNPKVAKDFVSWIGTQLSRVTQPASALRRMNRFEYENTVHDLLGIDTPLASLLPEDGQVQGFDNVATGLGISSILLERYLEAADTAFEGTIRRIKPLPPQTRRAVLMEQKENISSVKAKKGGVIEAEGAFVDFTPGWPPARVDASHPIEDGTYRCRVAVWPHEPGENRTLSVAVFTGPLFGDGTRQFQGMFDVNGTADKPRIIEFTTHLEAGHTLHILPWVYPEHVTWRDKHESRPGVAIAWAETYGPLDQSFPSKSQSMLFGSSDSLTMAEGWPVWMRHRKNVKSHFVDSTEPRKDLERIIRDFAPRAFRRPVDEELLKQFVDLTLARLDEGRTFEQAARAGVSAILCSPHFLLLNREDKVDDYTIASRLSYFLWSSMPDDELMQLASEGRLSDRKTLHAQVERMIDDPKIERFVNNFTEQWLDLREIEFTTPDKILYPEYDELLLRSMLAETKGFFRHILKNDLSVMNFVDSDFAILNQRMATHYGIPDVRGHEEFRVVSLPDDSVRGGILTHASVLKVTANGTTTSPILRGSWVLDRLLGQPAPPPPPGVPAVEPDIRGAVSIRDQLQKHRENESCNRCHVRIDPPGFALEEFDVIGGHREAYRSLEGKGRRVGKTRYYAGSAVESDGALHDGRTFQNFAEFRAHLKDDPETIARAIAKKLLVYGGGRPVTRANQASVDSVADAARKDDFGLRSMIHAVVDSELFHQP
- a CDS encoding DUF1552 domain-containing protein, which gives rise to MSKQRVERRTFLRASAIAMGLPLLESMSPRKTSAANDQTSARRMVAICAPLGIHTPLLFPKKSGRDYEVTPYLEPLQQVREKFSVISGLMHPMVDGGHAAEKSFLTGAPHPGQPSFQNTISLDQYAAERIGHRTRFPFLSLSGSNGGLSYTRSGVLIPSESRPSKVFQQLFMEGSETEKAAQLRRIKDGQSILDLVRSQTQSIQRKTTRKDQQTLDQYFTSVRELEQRMVRAEEWAKLPKPVVDAKPPTDIDDRANFTGRMQLLFDLMILALQTDSTRLITLKGAGGNEVIDLKGVGDGWHNLSHHGKSPEKIEQLAIIEKEEMRLFGEFLKRLAELREGDQSVLDQTAILLGSNLGNASSHNNTNLPIVVAGGQFRHGQHLAFDPKDGPPLANLHVSFLQHLGLEVDQFSSGTSTLTGLSV
- a CDS encoding ATP-binding protein, coding for MAKKKAASKRKADSNQENGSHLRLHAEQQFAAELEALAEIDERQRPPGWKLSPWAVKLYLLGGTLENGFEVTPKYVGRPRLMEIAIATLATDRALLLYGVPGTAKSWVSEHLAAAISGQSTLLIQGTAGTDESALRYGWNYARLLAEGPARDALVESPMMVAMESGSIARVEELTRIPSETQDTLITILSEKSLPVPELNTEVQAVKGFNVIATANNRDKGVNELSSALMRRFNTVVLPVPDRLDDEISIVSQRASQLGRALELPAEIPALQEIQRVVTIFRELRSGMTEDGKTKLKSPSGTLSTAEAISVVSNGMAMSAFYGDGELKADDLMSSLIGAVVKDPVQDQIVWQEYLQTVVKERDDWKDLYRASRDFSG